Genomic segment of Pristiophorus japonicus isolate sPriJap1 unplaced genomic scaffold, sPriJap1.hap1 HAP1_SCAFFOLD_700, whole genome shotgun sequence:
TGTGCCCAGTGCggtaggggtacagtctgtgcccagtgtggtaggggtacagtctgtgcccagtgtggtaggggtacagtcaatgcccagtgtggttggggtacagtctgtgcccagtgttgttgggtacagtctgtgcccagtgtggttggggtactgtcagtgcccagtgtggttggggtacagtctgtgcccagtgtggttggggtacagtctgtgcccagtgttgttgggtacagtctgtgcccagtgtggttggggtacagtcaatgcccagtgtggttggggtacagtcagtgctcagtgtggttgggatacagttaatgcccagtgtggttggggacagtctgtgcccagtgtggttggggacagtctgtgcccagtgtgtttggggtacagtctgtgcccagtgtggttggggtacagtctgtgcccagtgtggttggggacagtcagtgcccaatatgcttggggtacagtctgtgcccagtgtggttggggtacagtcagtgcccagtgtggttggggtacagtcagtgcccagtgtggttggggtacagtcaatggccagtgttgttgggtacagtcagtgcccagtgtggttgggatacagtctgtgcccagtgtggttgggtacagtctgtgcccagtgtggttgggatacagtctgtgcccagtgtggtgggGGACAGTCgatacccagtgtggttggggtacagtcagtgcccagtgtggttgggggacagtcgatgcccagtgtggttggggtacagtcagtgcccagtgtggttggggtacagtcagtgcccagtgtggttggggtacagtcaatggccagtgtgcttgggatacagtcaatgcccagcgtggttggggacagtctgtgcccagtgtggttgggtacagtcagtgcccagtgtggttggggtacagtctgtgcccagtgtggttggggtacagtctgtgcccagtgttgttgggtacagtcagtgcccagtgtggttgggatacagtctgtgcccagtgtgattgggatacagtctgtgcccagtgtggttgggtacagtctgtgcccagtgtggttggggtacagtctgtgcccagtgtggtgggggacagtctgtacccagtgtggttggggtacagtctgtgcccagtgtggttggggtacagtctgtgcccagtgtggttggggtacagtctgtgcccagtgtggttggggtacagtctgtgcccagtgtggttggggtacagtctgtactcagtgtggttggggtacagtctgtactCAGTGTGGTTGGGGAACAGTCTGTACTCAGTGTGGTTGGGGAACAGTCTGTACTCAGTGTGGTTGGGGaacagtctgtacccagtgtggttggggacagtcaacACCCAGTGTGGTGGAGGAATGGGTGCGATTCTGAATTTCCGTTCATTACCTGTGGTAATGTGCCAAGGCTGCTGGTGTAACTGTGGTATGTGGATATTCACCCTCCATGTTCCATTAACAGGATACTCGGGACAGCCGGATTAATGGTTAGTGTTGCTGGTGATCGTTCAGTTATTATCCCAGGTTAACTGTCATCTCCTGCTCCCCCCTGCTAACCTCACTCAGCGATTCTGGCGTAATAATTACCCTCACTGAAACAAATTCAGCTCTGCAACTCCTCCCAGCCAGGCTCACCAATCACCATTCACAGGTGCCGGCCCACACAAGGTTCGTGCTGTTTGTAAACACAAGACGCAAGAacagaaatgtgtgtgtgtgactctcctGTGATGTTGCCAAGCCCCTGTTTTTCTCCATACCAAACAGTGACGGCCATCAACAGGAAATAAAACCAGCCAATGATAGCACTGACCCTCCGTTCGATTTTTAAAGATGTTCTTTGTGGTAAGGCCTGTTCTTTAAAAGTGTGGGCGACCTTTGTGAATTCCGCCTCTGAGCCGGTGGTCAATGTGGAATCACAAACTAACGGCCCCACTTtttactcctcctcctcctaaaGCTTCACCCATCAAGAGACCCCTCAACACACCAAAAACTGTTCCCGCAGAGGTGAGAGTTACGGCACATTATGTTATGTGACTTGTGATCTCGCTGTCACCTGCAACCTCTGCTCATTGATATTACTTTGGTCAGTGCTCCCCTGGGCGTTCTTTCTTGTCTCTCTTAATCTTCAAATCCCTCATCCtgtcctctcttcctcctccttgtaCCCTCACAGTGAAATGAAGATCTGATCACTCTATCTCCGACTCTAACTCAATCTTTCCCTGAGCTGTGAAACTTGCCAGTTCCCTCAGGCCTCCTACGGTCTATGGGTGAGATCAGCAACTAGCACAGACCAGGGACTGAACCAGTTCCTATATTCTAGCCCAACTACCAGCGCTGAGGAGGGTATAGATCAGCATTCAAGGAGCAGTGTAGTCTACTTACTCATCCTCCTCTCCTTCGGGCAGTTTCGCTTTTTGCGACCGAACCCATTGCTCGACGTGAGACAGTGAGTTCCTTCTCTGTAGCTCCAGGTCCTCAACCCCAGGCTTGGAATCCTCCTCAAATCTGAATGCTCTGTTCTGGACCCCACTCGTGGGAGTGGGAGGAGGGACTGTGCCATTCTGTGGCAGAGGGGTCAGCCGCTCAAGGGAGATGGTTACAGGCGGAACCTCCCTCCGACCATTGGTGGGAGCCAAGAGCTCCCGCCTGACTTTCTCCAACTTCTTTTCCATCATTTCATCTCTGGAATCCGTTTGCCGCTTCGGTTCAGACAGCTTTGCGATTTCCAGTGATTCCGCACTCTGGGCATTTTCCGTGCGCTGGAGCAGCCCGGATTTAGTGAAATCCTCGAAGCTGGAATATCGCTGTTCCTGGGGAGCGCGCTTTGAAGCTTTCGTCGAGGAGACGCTGCAAAAAAAATTTCAGACGATAAAAGTATAAATAAACTGACTGCAACTTGGGGATAGCTGGTAAATCCTACATTTCTGTTGTTACAAAAGTACAACTGGTTCTGAGCATGGAGAAACTCATCGTGTTCAAGATGATAAATATTAAAGAGCATGAATTAGCCGAGAAAGAACCAGAGTCTGTGGCTGTCAgcaaccaacagggtggataaaggggaaccagtggatgtggtgtatttggacttccagaaggcatttgacaaggtgccacataaaaggttactgcacaagataaaagttcacggggtaatatattagcatggatagaggattggctaactaacaaaaaacagagagtcgggataaatggttcattctcgggttggcaatcagtaactagtggggtgccgcagggatcagtgctgggaccccaactatttacaatctatattaacgatttggaagaaaggaccgagtgtaatgtagccaagtttgctgacgatacaaagatgggaggaaaagcaatgtgtgaggaggacacaaaaaatctgcaaaaggacatagacaggctaagtgagtgggcaaaaatttggcagatggagtataatgttggaaagtgtgaggtcatgcactttggcagaaaaaaatcaaagagcaagtggagaaagattgcaaagtgctgcagtatagcaggacctgggggtacttgtgcatgaaacacaaaaggatagtatgcaggtacagcaagtgatcaggaaggccaatggaatcttggcctttattgtgaaggggatggagtataaaagcagggaagtcttgttacagctatataaggtattggtgaggtcacacctggaatactgcgtgcagttttggtttccatatttacgaaaggatatacttgttttggaggcagttcagagaaggttcacttggttgattccggggatgagggggttgacttatgaggaaaggttgagtaggtaggtctactcattggaattcagaagaatgagaggggatcttattgaaacgtataagattatgagggggcttgacaaggtggatgcagagaggatgtttccactgatgggggagactggaactagagggcatgatcttagaataaggggctgcccatttaaaactgagatgaggagaaatttcttctctcagagaaggaatctgtggaatttgctgcctcagagagctgtggaagccgggacattgaataaatttatcacagaaagagacagtttcttaaacgataaggggataaggggttatggggagcgggcggggaagtggagctgagtccatgatcagatcagccatgatcttattaaatggcggtgcaggctcgaggggccgtatggccgactcctgctcctatttcttatttatgttcttatgtaacaaagaGCTCTTGACTGATCTCTGACCTCTTGCACCTGTTCTTGATTTTTATCAATTCTACAGTTGGCCCGCCGCTGAGTTTTCTTCTTTTTTATCTCCAAGCTCCAAACACCTCGTCCCACACGCTCTTCCCATTCTCTAAAGCCTCACTGTATTGAAATCATGACTCAATGCTCTGGTCCTTACTCTAACATTCAATTGCAGAACCTCTAAATTGTGGAACTCCTCACTTCCCTCAGTCCTCCTTTCATCCCAAGCTGTTAAGCACCAGTCTCACTGACAACGTTTTGTTTTTCTTGTTTTATaaaaacatcagaacataagaaataggagcaggagcagaccattcggccttcgagcctgctcctccattcaataagatcatggctgatcttcaactttaACTTcgccttcccgcccgatccccaaatccctcgattcccttagtgtccaaaaatctatcgatctcaatcttgactatactcaatgactgagcatccacagccctctgggatagagaattccaaagattcaccacctgctgagtgaattgcttgctgtacctgcatattaactttcagtgattggtgtacaaggatacccaggtccctctgaacacccacatttcccagtctctcaccatttaaaaaaatattctgttcttctatttttcctactaaagtggataatttcacacttctccacattatactcaatctgccaagttcttgcccattcacttaaccggtctatatcccattgcatccTCCTCTCAgtttattttcccacctagctttgtattgtcagcaaccttggatatattacacttggttcctcatcatagattgtaaatagctgaggccccagcagtgATCCGACTCTTTCCCGTTTTGGAGATGTCCTGCAGTATGGGCCCTTCCCCATGCCTGCTCAATCATGGGAAATGCTGGAGGCCAATTGGATTTGGTGTTTGACTCTAACCTTGCGAGTATGAAGTTGTCCTTTCAGGTTCTTGAGGAATGAACTTTGGGGACAGACGCCCAAACCTTTTGATACCATAAAATAGAATGGAATGGGAAGGAGCTTTCCCCACCGGGATTGTGTAAagtgggggtgaatgggaaggggtttgatctattgggattgtgtaaagtgggggtgaatgggaaggggtttgatccattgggattgtgtaaaatgggggtgaatgggaaggggtttggtccattgggattgtgtaaagtgggggcgaatgggaaggggtttggtccattgggattgtgtaaagtgggggtgaatgggaagaggtttggtccattgggattgtgtaaagtgggggcgaatgggaaggggtttggtccattgggattgtgtaaagtgggggtgaatgggaaggggtttgtccattgggattgtgtacagtgggggtgaATGTAAAGgggtttggtccaattggattgtgtgcagtgggagtgaatgggaagcaaacctgaggactgggagaattttataatacagcagaggaagacaaaggatttaattaggaggggggaaatagagtacgagaggaagcttgccgggaacataaaaactgactgcaaaagcttctatagatatgtgaagagaaaaagattagtgaagaccaacgtaggtcccttgcagtcagattcagattaatttataatggggaacaaagaaatggcagaccagttaaacaaatactttggttctatcttcacaaaggaagacacaaataaccttccggaaatactacgggatcgagggtctagcgagaaggaggaactaaaggaaatccttattagtcagcaaattgtgttaggaaaattgatgggattgaaggccgataaatccccaaggcctgatagtcagcatcccagagtacttaaggaagtggcctgagaaatagtggatgcattggtgatcattttccaacagtctatcaactctggatcagttcctatggacaggagggtagctaatgtaacaccactttttaaaaagggagggagagagaaggcaggtaattatagaccggttagcctgacatcggtagtggggggaaatgttggaatcatttattaaagaagaaatagcagcacatttggaaagcagtgacgggatcggtccaagtcagtcagcatggatttatgaaagggaaatcctgcttgacaaatcttctaggattttttgaggatgttactggtagaatggacaagggagaaccagtggatgtggtgtatttgaattttcaaaatgcttttgaaaaggtcgcacacaagagattagtgtgaaaaattaaagcacatggtattgggagtaatgtattgacgtggatagagaactagttggcagacaggaagcagagagtcgggataaacgggtctttttcagaatggcaagcagtgactagtggggtgccgcaggagtcagtgctgggaccccagctctttacaatatacatcaatgatttggatgagggaattgagtgtaatatttccaagtttgcagatgacactaaactgggtggtggtgtgagctgtgaggaggacactaaaaggctgcagggggacttggacaggttaggtgagtgggcaaatgcatggcagatggagtataatatggattaactgtgaggttattcactttggtggcaaaaacacgaaggcagaatattatctaaatggcggcaggttaggaaaagcggaggtgcaacgatacctaggtgtcatggtacatcagtcattgaaagttggcatgcaggtacagcaggcggtgaagaaggcaaatggtatattggccttcatagctaggggatttgagtataggagcagggaggtcttactgcagttgtacagggccttggtgaggcctcacctggaatattgtgttcagttttggtctcctaatctgaggaaggatgttcttgctattgagggagtgcagcgaaggttcaccaaactgattcccgggatggcaggactgacatatgaggagagactggatcgacttgcgcctctattcactggagtttggaaggatgagaggggatctcatagaaacatataaaattctgacgggactggacaggttagatgcaggaaggatgttcccgatgttggggaagtccagtaaccaggggacatagtttaaggataagggctaagccatttaggactgagaggaggagaaacttcttcactcagagagttgttaacctgtggaattccctaccgcagagagttgttgatgccagttcattggatatattcaagagggttagatatggcccttacagctaaagggatcaaggggtatggagagaaagcaggaaaggggtgaatgatcagccatgatcttattgaaaggtggtgcaggctcgaagggccgaatggcctactcctgcacctagtttctatggtcCATTGAGATTtatacagtgagagtgaatgggaaggggtttggttccattgggattgtgtatggtaggagtgaatgggaaagggtttggtccattgggattgtgtacagtgggagtggatgggaaggggtttggtccattgggattttgtacagtgggagtgaatgggaaggggtttgggatcTATCTGTAATGGACAGTAATACAGTGCAAGTTCTTTAACCCCTTACTTGCTGTTTTCAGA
This window contains:
- the LOC139256284 gene encoding pleckstrin homology domain-containing family A member 7-like, producing the protein MSEVIERPRSGLSQTSSIITVSSINTTLGSKPVRAMKKVHAFAKREQAIKRDPNSLTVIRGWLNKQDSSGLKLWKRRWFVLSDFCLFYYRDSREERILGSIPMPSYIISAADPQDRKTRKFAFKAEHSGMRTYYFSADTQEDMNGWIRAMSQSARVESENSNVSSTKASKRAPQEQRYSSFEDFTKSGLLQRTENAQSAESLEIAKLSEPKRQTDSRDEMMEKKLEKVRRELLAPTNGRREVPPVTISLERLTPLPQNGTVPPPTPTSGVQNRAFRFEEDSKPGVEDLELQRRNSLSHVEQWVRSQKAKLPEGEED